The genome window GTCATGAGCTTTGGCAAATTCCTCGGCATCCTTTACAAAGGCAGAAATCACTTCTATATGCGGATGGCGGTCGTGCCAGTTGTAAAGATCATACAGTTCTTCCAGAGAGCGATCGGACCACGTCGCCCAGAACAACAGAACGGTCGTCTGATCAGGATTAACGTAAAGCGTATCTCCCTGCTGATCCATAAAAACCAGTTCGGACAGAGATTTGTTATCCAGACGATCGAGAAAACGCTGTTCTTGTCTTTGAGAGTAGCGAAGGCTGGCAAAAATTATAGCCAAAATGCAAATAACCGCTACGATGACCATGAAATGATTGAAATACTTCGGATCAATTCGCATCCAGACAAGATACAAAGTACTGGCGCCGAAAACCATCCAAATACCCCTCAAATCCG of Natronogracilivirga saccharolytica contains these proteins:
- a CDS encoding TlpA family protein disulfide reductase translates to MAIIFASLRYSQRQEQRFLDRLDNKSLSELVFMDQQGDTLYVNPDQTTVLLFWATWSDRSLEELYDLYNWHDRHPHIEVISAFVKDAEEFAKAHDRENKNSYRLVNGTPAYQDLRVPGVPTAVVFDSGGKVKKVQSGSQTVPIWHEVSTRQELQHQREQEEG